The Herpetosiphonaceae bacterium genome includes a region encoding these proteins:
- a CDS encoding nucleotide disphospho-sugar-binding domain-containing protein: MRVLFTSHLPPHIAHEIPLLALDNLLKDTSIETAFLVPRSEHEFLKRLGARVLNVDHIGFRTEMEAYGEFSPDVVIDDASFTTGFATTLSKIPRIAIQRTGMFPGTVARNPRHRHSMRTADVKEIIKSLPDVTVLGLPQPEVFSDLFDAVLKIVPGIRSVEMLPEPVKDDPSYIFAGPLLLEDLVISKTKSASHDFDTDAARKREALEAFFEARQGQPIVYATFGTTAKATAPIPYCIRYLLSNNIAVVTNIKVDGLNPRQQALYCYQPYVPMHYVCSKVDLMIHHCGSATYQYPLLHELPTITIGTKCYDRDDVAVRLAELGASVHLPAPDEHENFVKAFQEAIQNYFDPASDFMQQKKQNIALLSAEVKQTAATFSFEDVLQRAIDLHEQAQAHTRL, from the coding sequence ATGAGAGTCCTGTTCACCTCGCATCTTCCCCCACACATAGCGCACGAGATTCCACTTCTGGCGCTCGACAACCTGCTCAAAGATACATCGATCGAAACCGCGTTTCTCGTGCCACGCTCCGAGCATGAATTTCTCAAGCGTCTGGGCGCGCGCGTGCTGAATGTCGATCATATCGGGTTTCGCACCGAGATGGAGGCGTACGGCGAGTTTTCACCCGATGTTGTGATCGACGACGCCAGCTTTACCACCGGCTTTGCGACGACATTATCAAAGATTCCGCGCATCGCCATTCAGCGTACGGGCATGTTTCCCGGCACGGTGGCGCGCAATCCCCGGCATCGGCACAGCATGCGCACCGCAGACGTTAAAGAGATTATCAAGTCGCTGCCCGATGTCACCGTTTTGGGCCTGCCTCAGCCTGAGGTCTTTTCGGATCTCTTCGACGCGGTGCTGAAGATCGTGCCTGGCATTCGCTCGGTTGAGATGCTGCCGGAGCCGGTGAAGGATGATCCTTCGTATATCTTCGCGGGGCCGCTGCTGCTCGAAGATCTGGTGATCAGCAAAACAAAATCGGCGAGCCATGATTTTGATACGGACGCTGCCAGGAAACGCGAGGCGCTGGAGGCGTTCTTCGAGGCCAGACAGGGCCAGCCGATCGTGTATGCGACATTCGGCACCACAGCCAAGGCGACCGCTCCGATTCCGTACTGTATCCGCTATTTGCTCAGCAACAATATTGCGGTCGTAACGAATATCAAAGTCGATGGTCTGAATCCGCGCCAGCAGGCATTGTACTGCTACCAGCCGTATGTTCCGATGCATTATGTCTGCTCGAAGGTCGACCTGATGATCCATCACTGTGGCAGCGCTACGTATCAATACCCGCTGCTGCATGAGCTTCCGACCATCACTATCGGTACTAAATGCTACGACCGTGACGATGTTGCGGTACGATTGGCGGAGCTGGGCGCGTCGGTGCATCTGCCAGCGCCGGACGAGCACGAGAATTTTGTTAAAGCCTTTCAGGAGGCCATTCAAAACTATTTCGATCCCGCCAGCGATTTCATGCAGCAGAAAAAGCAGAACATCGCGCTGCTGAGCGCAGAGGTCAAGCAGACGGCAGCCACATTCAGCTTCGAGGACGTGCTCCAGCGGGCGATCGATCTGCATGAGCAGGCGCAAGCGCATACCAGGCTCTGA
- a CDS encoding ABC transporter ATP-binding protein → MVVFGPKPPQLRDLRSAFQTIPRAFKLVWRAHPQGAIVMAIVTLVAAALPALQAWIGKLIVDSVIASVNARMTVEEGLRVALPYLLLEFAIIMVGQVVREVRQLFQRILNSRLKHEMSTSIVRQALGLDLHYFENAKFYDQLQNARQEVGFRAMTLLETSFMLVQHLITIASVIAILVSFSPIIALILICATLPALAAQLRYGDMNYLLQTMRAPENRRMNYLEHLLTVDTSAKEVKLFGLGEPLLQRYEALFEKFHREDTALARWRGSRSLVWGMLSTGSYYVAYAYIVWRTISGTITLGELTFYIALFRQSQLSLEQMFGTIGQIYESGRFMENLFSFLGLKTQMSNSGSAIPMPRPIRRGIEFRNVSFRYPSRQQWALRNVNLVIEPGEKLALVGNNGAGKTTLVKLMTRLYDPTEGEILIDGVDIREYDVNELRKRVGVIFQDFVRYHATVRENIGFGQIDAMSDDRRIISAAERGGADEVVARLPDAYDTMLGAWFEKGQELSGGQWQKIALSRAFMRDGEVLVLDEPTAALDAEREYEIFQRFRELTDGKIALLISHRFSTVRMADRIVVLENGQLTELGTHQELLVLDGTYAKLFNMQAAGYR, encoded by the coding sequence ATGGTTGTTTTTGGACCCAAACCGCCGCAGCTACGCGATCTCCGCTCTGCGTTCCAAACCATTCCCAGAGCATTCAAACTGGTCTGGCGAGCCCATCCGCAGGGCGCGATCGTGATGGCGATCGTGACGCTCGTGGCGGCGGCCTTGCCCGCGCTGCAAGCCTGGATCGGCAAGCTGATCGTCGATTCGGTGATCGCGTCGGTGAATGCGCGCATGACCGTCGAGGAGGGCCTGCGCGTGGCACTGCCCTATCTCTTGCTGGAATTCGCGATCATTATGGTCGGGCAAGTCGTGCGCGAGGTGCGCCAGCTCTTTCAGCGCATCCTCAACTCGCGGCTGAAGCACGAGATGAGCACATCGATCGTGCGGCAGGCGCTGGGGCTGGACCTGCACTATTTCGAGAACGCGAAGTTCTATGATCAGCTCCAGAATGCCCGTCAAGAGGTCGGCTTTCGCGCCATGACGCTGCTTGAGACGAGCTTCATGCTGGTCCAGCACCTGATCACGATCGCCTCGGTGATCGCGATTCTGGTATCGTTCAGCCCGATTATCGCGCTGATCCTGATCTGCGCCACGCTTCCGGCGCTGGCCGCGCAGCTCCGCTACGGCGATATGAACTACCTGCTGCAAACGATGCGCGCGCCTGAGAATCGCCGGATGAACTACCTTGAGCATCTGCTGACGGTCGATACCAGCGCGAAAGAGGTTAAGCTCTTTGGCCTGGGCGAGCCGCTGCTTCAGCGCTACGAGGCCCTGTTTGAGAAGTTCCACCGCGAGGATACGGCGCTGGCGCGCTGGCGCGGCAGCCGTAGCCTGGTCTGGGGCATGCTCTCGACCGGCAGCTACTATGTCGCCTATGCCTACATCGTCTGGCGCACGATCAGCGGCACGATTACGCTCGGCGAGCTAACCTTCTACATCGCGCTCTTCCGGCAATCGCAGCTTAGCCTTGAGCAAATGTTCGGCACGATCGGCCAGATCTATGAGAGCGGCAGATTCATGGAGAATCTGTTCAGCTTTCTTGGGCTCAAGACGCAAATGTCCAACTCCGGCTCTGCCATCCCGATGCCGCGACCGATCCGGCGCGGTATTGAGTTTCGCAATGTTTCGTTCCGCTATCCCAGCCGCCAGCAGTGGGCGCTGCGTAACGTCAACCTCGTGATCGAGCCCGGCGAGAAGCTGGCGCTGGTGGGCAACAACGGCGCGGGCAAGACCACGCTGGTCAAGCTTATGACGCGGCTCTACGATCCCACCGAAGGCGAGATCCTGATCGATGGCGTGGATATTCGCGAGTACGATGTCAACGAGCTGCGCAAGCGCGTCGGCGTGATCTTTCAGGATTTTGTGCGCTATCACGCGACCGTTCGAGAAAACATCGGCTTCGGTCAGATCGACGCCATGAGCGACGATCGTCGCATTATCTCGGCAGCCGAGCGCGGTGGAGCAGACGAGGTTGTCGCCCGGCTGCCGGACGCCTACGATACGATGCTGGGTGCCTGGTTTGAAAAAGGCCAGGAGCTGTCGGGCGGTCAGTGGCAAAAGATCGCTCTGTCGCGCGCGTTTATGCGCGATGGCGAGGTCCTGGTGCTGGACGAGCCGACCGCCGCGCTGGATGCGGAGCGTGAGTACGAGATCTTCCAGCGCTTCCGCGAGCTGACCGATGGTAAAATTGCGCTGCTGATCAGCCACCGCTTCAGCACGGTGCGGATGGCCGATCGGATTGTGGTGCTGGAGAACGGACAGCTCACCGAGCTAGGCACGCATCAGGAGTTGCTGGTGCTGGACGGCACCTATGCCAAGCTCTTCAACATGCAGGCGGCAGGGTATCGCTAA
- a CDS encoding thioesterase domain-containing protein — translation MSGSPFDVWIAHRKPSAQARLRLFCFPYAGGGASVFRAWVDEMIPQIEVCPVQLPGRETRLAEAPLTRVPAVVEALAPVLLPRLDLPFAFFGHSLGALIAFDLARYLRRFYQQSPAHLFVAGCAAPQISDLRPELYNLPEPEFVAELRRLKGTPEDVLQQPELLQMLLPGLRADFELGSTYRYAPEEPLACPISAFGGLADPEISRDELDAWREQTQAKFVLRMLPGDHFFLLGARAQLLQVIAQELRQIVNAPVMTTRA, via the coding sequence ATGAGTGGATCGCCCTTTGATGTGTGGATTGCGCACCGTAAGCCGTCCGCGCAGGCGCGGCTGCGGCTGTTCTGCTTCCCATACGCCGGCGGTGGAGCCTCGGTCTTCCGCGCCTGGGTCGATGAGATGATCCCGCAGATCGAGGTGTGCCCGGTGCAGTTGCCGGGACGAGAAACCCGGCTGGCGGAAGCGCCGCTTACCCGTGTTCCGGCTGTGGTCGAGGCGCTCGCGCCGGTTCTGCTGCCGCGCCTGGACCTGCCGTTCGCCTTTTTTGGTCACAGCCTGGGCGCGCTGATCGCGTTTGATCTGGCGCGCTACCTGCGGCGCTTCTATCAGCAATCTCCGGCGCATCTGTTCGTCGCTGGCTGCGCCGCGCCGCAGATTTCCGATCTCAGGCCGGAGCTGTATAATTTGCCGGAGCCTGAGTTTGTGGCCGAGCTTCGTCGGCTCAAGGGCACGCCCGAAGATGTGTTGCAGCAGCCTGAGCTGTTGCAGATGTTGCTGCCCGGCCTGCGCGCCGACTTCGAGCTTGGCTCGACCTATCGGTACGCGCCGGAGGAGCCGCTCGCCTGTCCGATCTCGGCATTTGGCGGCCTTGCCGACCCGGAGATCAGCCGCGACGAGCTGGATGCCTGGCGCGAGCAAACTCAGGCAAAATTCGTGCTGCGGATGCTGCCGGGCGATCATTTCTTCTTGCTCGGCGCTCGCGCGCAGTTGCTTCAGGTCATCGCTCAGGAGCTACGGCAGATCGTTAACGCGCCCGTGATGACCACGCGAGCATGA